The uncultured Dysgonomonas sp. genome contains the following window.
CTAATATTAATGCAGTTGTCAATGGTACTTTGCGTTATCTGATGGAGAATGCCACATCGCAGGATAATCCGGGGTATGGCGCAATTCTGCTCACACAGGAAGTAATGGGTGAAGATGCTATAGCGCGTGACGGAGTTTACGGATACAGGGATTCTTATCCTTATCGCGATCCGTATGATAATACGACACGCCGTGCCCTTTTCTTCTGGACATTGCAATATAAAATAATTGATAATGCAAACAATATTATTGCAAAAGTAGATGCAGCACAAGGTACGGATGAAGAGAAGAAGTATTTGAAGGGACAAGCTTACGCACTGCGTGCTTTTGTTTACCTCAACCTCGTTCGTCAGTATCAGTTCACATACTTGAAGGATAAGAACGCTAAAGCAGTCCCTATATATACAGAACCGACTGTGCCAAGTTCCGTTCCTAATCCTAAATCTACGGTAGAGCAGGTTTACGAACGTGTAATTTCCGATCTCACAGAAGCAGAGAAATTACTCACCGGATTCAAGCGTTCGGTAAAAAACCGCCCTGATATTAATGTAGTAAAAGGTCTTTTTGCAAGAACCTATCTCACGACAGGGCAATGGGAGCTGGCTGCCAAATATGCGGCTGAAGCCCGAAACGGCTATCCGGTAATGGAAGCGGGCCAATATACCCAGGGTTTCAATGATGTAAGTAATGTGGAATGGATATGGGGACATCCCCAAACAGCCGATCAGAATTTGGGAGGAGCCTCATATTTTGCATATCTCGATGTGACGCCTACTACCGGCTACCGGAGTATTATGCCTGATCCTAATTTCAGGAAACTGTTTAGCCCCCAAGATATACGATTCTCGT
Protein-coding sequences here:
- a CDS encoding RagB/SusD family nutrient uptake outer membrane protein — encoded protein: MKSKLIIYILSVSSVLFVSCSDSFFETSPSGDLTGSEAYSTTSNINAVVNGTLRYLMENATSQDNPGYGAILLTQEVMGEDAIARDGVYGYRDSYPYRDPYDNTTRRALFFWTLQYKIIDNANNIIAKVDAAQGTDEEKKYLKGQAYALRAFVYLNLVRQYQFTYLKDKNAKAVPIYTEPTVPSSVPNPKSTVEQVYERVISDLTEAEKLLTGFKRSVKNRPDINVVKGLFARTYLTTGQWELAAKYAAEARNGYPVMEAGQYTQGFNDVSNVEWIWGHPQTADQNLGGASYFAYLDVTPTTGYRSIMPDPNFRKLFSPQDIRFSLFELVTKETDPMYRWYKYKKFINKSDQSGHIPLMRSSEMVLVEAEGKARNHDLTGAAKALNELRVKRNLEEVSASDYTESQLIDEILVERRRELWGEGFRLPDILRLQIAPDRKESTETYTLPSGQTITIKGHYVWTFPDKTALVPNSLYYLFPVPVNEINNNPNLNN